A genome region from Pelodiscus sinensis isolate JC-2024 chromosome 27, ASM4963464v1, whole genome shotgun sequence includes the following:
- the CIMIP3 gene encoding ciliary microtubule inner protein 3, which translates to MTQPGIPAGGGPSQINRALKPGPPINPCKRSKGRETAKALQDFSCPLRTSKEQSSPIGYRKDQSLAAMFVPFVVHPGSHNPDSLKFVFYKSNYSNSYAPFYTAQKPTCGYRYCQDTDHTRKVIDVECANIVKWRPIVGTKPQLVAIKPKQGK; encoded by the coding sequence ATCAACAGGGCTCTGAAACCTGGCCCTCCCATCAATCCCTGCAAGAGATCAAAAGGAAGAGAAACAGCCAAAGCATTACAAGATTTTTCTTGCCCGCTGCGCACATCCAAGGAGCAGTCCTCTCCAATAGGCTATCGTAAGGACCAATCTTTAGCCGCTATGTTTGTTCCTTTCGTCGTACACCCTGGGAGCCATAACCCCGATTCACTCAAGTTTGTCTTCTATAAATCGAATTACTCTAATTCGTATGCTCCGTTTTACACTGCACAGAAGCCAACCTGCGGGTACCGGTATTGCCAGGACACTGATCACACCAGGAAGGTGATAGACGTAGAGTGCGCAAACATCGTCAAGTGGAGACCCATTGTTGGGACAAAGCCACAGTTGGTTGCAATAAAACCAAAGCAAGGAAAGTGA